The sequence GGCTAGGGGCTTAAGCTGGAGCACCCTTGGGGCAGGTGTGGCCCTGACCcagtgaggccagcctggctgcGGCCACCTACCCTGTCCCAGGTGCTGCCAGACCGCGACGGAAAGCGCTGCATGTTCTGTGTGAAGACAGCCACCCGCACGTATGAGATGAGCGCCTCAGACACGCGCCAGCGTCAGGAGTGGACAGCTGGTGAGTGCTCGCTAGGTGGCTTGGGTCTGGGCGGTCCTTAGGCGCCTCATCTGTGAAAAGGGGGTGATAATACTTTGTCCAGCGGGAGGTTGGAGAGTGGACTCGGGAAACTCCTAAGGCCCCTTTCGGGCCGTGTGCGAGGATCCTACTGACCCGCTCCCGCTCTTCGGCAGCCATCCAGATGGCGATCCGGCTGCAGGCCGAGGGGAAGACGTCCCTGCACAAGGACCTGAAGCAGAAACGGCGCGAGCAGCGGGAGCAGCGGGAGCGGCGCCGGGCGGCCAAGGAGGAGGAGCTGCTGCGGCTGCAGCAGCTGCAGGAGGAGAAGGAGCGAAAGCTTCAGGAGCTGGAGCTGCTGCAGGAGGCGCAGCGGCAGGCCGAGCGGCtgctgcaggaggaggaggaacggCGCCACAGCCAGCACCGCGAGCTGCAGCAGGCTCTCGAGGGCCAACTGCGCGAGGCGGAGCAGGTGGGGTTAGCTCCCGGCGCCGGGGACGGGACCGGTGGGCTGGGAGGCTGGCCAGGGGCTGAGcgccgggggcggggcctgggcagAGGGCGGAGCTCCTGGGTTGAGGGGCGTGCACTGGGGTGGAGCTTGGAATGAGGGATTGTTGGGACAGAGTACGCGGATTTGAAAGAGAGATTTGGGATGGGGCTTCCGCCAGGGGCAGAACCTGGGGCTAAGAAAGGGGTGTGGAGCGAAGTCCGAGCCCGTGGATGGATGGGGCCTGGTTCGGAGACCTTGGCTGTGGGTTGGGGCTTGGGCAGAAGGAGCCGTTGAAGACCGTGTGATTGGGGATTAGATTGGACCAAGTTTGGACTAGACTTCAACTGAGTTTACAGTGAAACCAGTTTGAGAGGCAAGCGGGACGCGTATGGAGGCGGACTAGGCGTGCAGAGGCAATTAGATTTAGGATTTAAGAAACCTGGATCTGGAGTCAGAAACACGTAGATTCAATCCTAGCTCTGCTTCTTACGAGCCCCGTGATCCCAGGCAAGCTCATTTTACTGAGCCTTATCAGTAAAATGCTAATGCTAATAGAACTTTGCTCACAGAGGTacggtgaggattaaatgaggaaaCACTTGTAGTGTCCAGTAACTTTTTGTTGTAATAATTGTAGTTATAGTCACCTCCTTCCTAGCATCAGCCATGATTATaacatatgattatatattataataattattaagttAGTGCTAGGAAGGAGATGactatatttttatcttatttaattatataatgttGTTTAATTACATGTTATATAATTATGATTAAGGTTGGTACTAGGAAGGGAATAACTTGAGCCCGTTTCTCCCACGTGGCATCTGTTCACCGACCATTATCTGTTCCAGTCAGGCTCTCAGAAAGGGGTCAGATCAGGAAACCCCAACATGAAGGAGTTCCCCAGACCCTCACCCCTAGGCAGCTTAGCAACAtgcccaccccctcctcctccgCCCCCACGTGCCCCTTTTGACCTGGTTCTTGGTCCACCACCTACCCCCTCCACAGGCCCGGGCCTCCATGCAGGCTGAGATGgagctgaaggaggaggaggctgcccGGCAGCGGCAGCGCATCAAGGAGCTGGAGGAGATGCAGCAGCGGTTGCAGGAGGCCCTCCAACTGGAGGTGAAAGCTCGGCGAGATGAGGAATCTGTTCGACTCGCTCAGACCAGGTAGGCCTGAGGAATCTCTTCTGGTTCTCTCACCACCCCTCCTGGAACCCACCCCAGTTTTCCTGCTTGCTGCGCACCTGCAAGGTGCCTTGGCACTAGAGACTACACAGTACACACTCACTCGGCAGACTgctggaagaggaggaagagaagctgAAGCAGTTGATGCAGCTGAAGGAGGAGCAGGAGCGCTACATCGAACGGGCACAGCAGGAGAAGGAAGAGCTGCAGCAGGAGATGGCACAGCAGAGCCGCTCCCTGCAGCAGGCCCAGCAGCAGCTGGAGGAGGTGCGGCAGAACCGGCAGAGGGCTGACGAGGAtgtggaggtgaggcctggggtgggatggggtggagcTGGCAGGGTAAGCTCATTAGggcacaggctctggagccaggctgccttcCCTCAAACCCTGGCCCTAGCAGCcgttggctgtgtgactttggacaaattcccaaacttcttggagttAGTCTCTCACCTGGGAAAGGAAACTGGTAATAGcgttattatgaagattaaatgagatgatacatgATATTTAGTATGTAGTAAGTGCTGAAGAAACATTTGCTGCTATCTTTGTTCACATTATTAATCTGGGCAAAAATTTTTCCTTCTACCCTTCCAAGCCCCTGTCTTGCTATCCTTGTACTTTGGCTCTACTCCTTGGAGCCTGAATCTCCATAAATTCAAACACAGAAATATGTAACATAGAAAGGGAAAGTTCCTCCATGATCCCCCCCACCTCACAACCACTGCTAATGGCTCCGTGAAATGTTGAACAGAGAGGTTCTTGGATTAGGTCCTGGAAAGGTGGTGTAGTGCAGTGGCTTAGAGCTCAAGTGTatccctgggcaagtcacttaacctgttttgaacttttttgttgttaactTCTGCTCTGGAAGTTAAATAAGATAAGAAATATGCTTAGCACATCTTAGCTGCTCAATAAACGGAAACTATTATTATGGTTACATTTTATCTTTTGGAAGTCCATGAGTCCCATGAAATTGGAGGCAAACTCTATTCGTCTATGTATTAATAACTCTATGAGCATACATGGTTTTTCTCTGGGGAGATGATCAGTAGTCTTGGTCAGATTTTAAGCAGCCTGCAAACCTGAAAAGATCAAGACTCCATGCCATGGATGATGGTTCTGATCACTCCCCACTGGCCCTGCCCCCACAGGCTGCCCAGAGAAAACTGCACCAGGCCAGCACCAACGTGAAACACTGGAATGTCCAGATGAACCGGCTCATGCATCCAATTGAGCCTGGAGGTGAGAAGGAATAGACTCTGGAGCTTTCCCTGGAgctgggagggagaaaggagggagaaagggttACCTCCAGATCTCCCAGTGCCAGCAAAGGCAGGACTGGCAGTCAGGAGGCTCCTCTCTCTTCTGAGGGCTGAGGCAAGGCCCCTCGCCTGTCACCTTTGCATGCCTTTCTCCTTACTTGCCTGCCTTCTCTCTGCCAGATAAGCGTCCGGTCACCAGCAGCTCCTTCTCAGGCTTCCAGCCCCCTCTGCTTGCCCGCCGTGACTCCTCCCTAAAGCGCCTGACCCGCTGGGGATCCCAGGGCAACAGGACCCCCTCGCCCAACAGCAATGAGCAGCAGAAGTCCCTCAATGGTGGGGATGAGGCTCCTGCCCCGGCTTCCACCCCTCAGGAAGATAAACTGGATCCAGCACCAGAAAATTAGCCTCTCCTAGCCCCTTGTTCTTCCCAATGTCATATCCACCAGGACCTGGCCACAGCTGGCCTGTGGGTGATCCCAGCTCTTACTAGGAGAGGGAGCTGAGGTCCTGGTGCCAGGGGCCCAGGCCCTCCAACCATAAACAGTCCAGGATGGAACCTCGTTCACCCTTCATACCAGCTCCAAGCCCCAGACCATGGGGGCTGTCTGGGATGTTGATCCTTAGAAATTGGCCCTGTGCTTTAGACCCAAGGACCCGATCCCTGGGCTAGGAAAGAGTGAACAAGCAAGCTGGGGCTACCTGCCCCCAGGTGGCCACCAAGTTGTGGaagcacatttctaaataaaaactgCTCTTAGAATGAATTATTGGCTCAGGTCTGTCCATCTCTCCTGccatttcctcccttcctccctcaagCCCAGTTATAGGTTCCAAAGAGCAGTAAAAGTATAATAAAGTGGTTAAGAAAGACCCTGCAGCTAGACTGCCTGGGTTCTGAACCTGGCTTTGCTACTTACTAACTGATTGGCTTTGgtcaattttctttatatatctgcgTTTCAGTTCCCACGTtggtaaaatagagataatgacTGTACTTACCATATAGGGTTATATGAGGATTAAGTGTTTGGCACATGAGTGAGCACCATTATTAGTATCAGCCAAAAGTGTTCACTGAGTGTCTACTGCAGTTTTCCAGgttatttaattctcatgacaACTCTTAGAGCTGGAAATCACCATTGGCATTTTACAAATGGATGAATTGAGGTTCAGGGAGATTTGGTAACTTTCCCAAAGCCTTTCAGACTTGCTTTTGTTCCCATCATCTCTGACTCGCTGATCTTGTTACCCAAGAGAGAGATCTGGGTATTTAGGAAGATTCATGtcctctctctcagcctcctcaTCCAAACCCCATCATCAAATCCAATAGACTCTCTCCTTCCTACTCTCCTATCTGTCCCTCCTTTTCCATCCCCATGGCTACTGCCATGGCTGAGGCCTTTGTGTTTTCTACTTGGTTGTTAACCTTTAACTCCTCCTCCGTCTTGCCCATCTCACCAAGTCCAAATGATTGGACTTCCTTGGTTACTCTCAGATCCACACTTTTGAGGCCATGTCTGTCATGGCTACTGCCTTATTCGGCTCTTGTCACTTCCCAACTAAATAAGAGCAGTAACCAGGTCTCCTTGTCAACCCCTCTCCCCATTGCCACCTGGATAGGATTTCTAAAATGCAGATTTGT is a genomic window of Pongo pygmaeus isolate AG05252 chromosome 5, NHGRI_mPonPyg2-v2.0_pri, whole genome shotgun sequence containing:
- the DEF6 gene encoding differentially expressed in FDCP 6 homolog isoform X2; this encodes MALRKELLKSIWYAFTALDVEKSGKVSKSQLKVLSHNLYTVLHIPHDPVALEEHFRDDDDGPVSSQGYMPYLNKYILDKVEEGAFVKEHFDELCWTLTAKKNYRADSNGNSMLSNQDAFRLWCLFNFLSEDKYPLIMVPDEVLPDRDGKRCMFCVKTATRTYEMSASDTRQRQEWTAAIQMAIRLQAEGKTSLHKDLKQKRREQREQRERRRAAKEEELLRLQQLQEEKERKLQELELLQEAQRQAERLLQEEEERRHSQHRELQQALEGQLREAEQARASMQAEMELKEEEAARQRQRIKELEEMQQRLQEALQLEVKARRDEESVRLAQTRLLEEEEEKLKQLMQLKEEQERYIERAQQEKEELQQEMAQQSRSLQQAQQQLEEVRQNRQRADEDVEAAQRKLHQASTNVKHWNVQMNRLMHPIEPGDKRPVTSSSFSGFQPPLLARRDSSLKRLTRWGSQGNRTPSPNSNEQQKSLNGGDEAPAPASTPQEDKLDPAPEN
- the DEF6 gene encoding differentially expressed in FDCP 6 homolog isoform X1 — its product is MLRGPRGYRMRVPTLRELVPSNHAGSGASEHCQSNRQGLRQHRASRSAQAGGALAPPRHLCGLCSRLHFLKPDLSVRAAPSRAGASAMALRKELLKSIWYAFTALDVEKSGKVSKSQLKVLSHNLYTVLHIPHDPVALEEHFRDDDDGPVSSQGYMPYLNKYILDKVEEGAFVKEHFDELCWTLTAKKNYRADSNGNSMLSNQDAFRLWCLFNFLSEDKYPLIMVPDEVEYLLKKVLSSMSLEVSLGELEELLAQEAQVAQTTEGLSVWQFLELFNSGRCLRGVGRDTLSMAIHEVYQELIQDVLKQGYLWKRGHLRRNWAERWFQLQPSCLCYFGSEECKEKRGIIPLDAHCCVEVLPDRDGKRCMFCVKTATRTYEMSASDTRQRQEWTAAIQMAIRLQAEGKTSLHKDLKQKRREQREQRERRRAAKEEELLRLQQLQEEKERKLQELELLQEAQRQAERLLQEEEERRHSQHRELQQALEGQLREAEQARASMQAEMELKEEEAARQRQRIKELEEMQQRLQEALQLEVKARRDEESVRLAQTRLLEEEEEKLKQLMQLKEEQERYIERAQQEKEELQQEMAQQSRSLQQAQQQLEEVRQNRQRADEDVEAAQRKLHQASTNVKHWNVQMNRLMHPIEPGDKRPVTSSSFSGFQPPLLARRDSSLKRLTRWGSQGNRTPSPNSNEQQKSLNGGDEAPAPASTPQEDKLDPAPEN